In the Helianthus annuus cultivar XRQ/B chromosome 11, HanXRQr2.0-SUNRISE, whole genome shotgun sequence genome, one interval contains:
- the LOC110891161 gene encoding pentatricopeptide repeat-containing protein At1g51965, mitochondrial yields the protein MNTVRRLLLRRGYATKYSGRVITETDNGRSLAVKIHLPTTQTLDPKGYPLPRRELICKTVNILSTSADPFTDLSSYLQTLTLTLTVSEASEILKSLHSTSIALQFFRFCSNSIRNFRHDCFTYNRILLILSKSSSVDRIDSVRRIVDEMERLRVRGNISTVNILIGVFNGEDLERCLRLVEQWELRMNRYSYKCLLQARLRSRESSKALQVYYEMKRKGYQPDVFAYNMLLDALAKDDKVDQANKVFEDMKRKHCEPDEYTYTIMIRMTGKHKKSDDSIAFFQEMVSKGITPNLIAYNTIIQVLAMSRMVDKTIYLFSKMIENDCRPNEFTYSVILNLLVSEGQLGRLDEVIEMSKTYMNKGIYAYLVRTLSKLGHASEAHRLFCYMWSFHDKGDRDAYLSMLESLCNEGKMVEAIDLLSKIHEKGISSDTIMYNTVFTALGKAKQISHLVDLYDKMKKEGPLPDIFTYNILISSFGRAGQVDEAVNIFDELENSDCKPDIVSYNSLINCLGKNGDVDEAHMRFREMEEKGLNPDVVTYSTLIECFGKSDKVEMACSLFDQMFSEGCYPNIVTYNILLDCLERCGRTAEAVDLYAKLKEQGLTPDSITYSILERLQSGSHRKFRSRRQHPITGWVVSPLR from the exons ATGAACACCGTCCGCCGTCTCCTCCTCCGCCGTGGCTACGCCACCAAGTACAGCGGCAGAGTCATCACCGAAACGGATAACGGCCGTTCACTCGCCGTCAAAATCCACCTCCCAACCACTCAAACCCTCGATCCTAAAGGCTACCCGTTACCTCGCCGTGAACTCATCTGCAAAACAGTCAACATATTATCCACGTCAGCCGACCCGTTCACCGACCTATCTTCTTACctccaaaccctaaccctaaccctaaccgTCTCCGAAGCCTCCGAAATCCTCAAATCGTTACACTCCACATCAATCGCACTTCAATTCTTCCGATTTTGCTCTAATTCAATCCGTAACTTCCGTCACGATTGCTTCACGTACAATCGGATTCTTCTGATTCTATCAAAATCGTCATCGGTTGACCGGATTGACTCTGTTCGTCGGATTGTTGACGAGATGGAGCGGCTGCGGGTGCGTGGCAACATCTCCACCGTTAATATTCTGATTGGAGTGTTTAACGGTGAGGATTTGGAGAGGTGTTTACGGTTGGTTGAACAGTGGGAGCTTAGGATGAATAGGTATAGTTATAAGTGTCTTCTGCAAGCGCGGTTACGGTCGCGCGAATCGAGTAAGGCGTTGCAGGTTTATTATGAGATGAAGAGGAAAGGATATCAACCGGATGTTTTCGCGTATAATATGTTGCTTGATGCGCTTGCGAAAGACGATAAG GTGGATCAGGCAAACAAGGTATTCGAAGACATGAAGAGGAAGCACTGTGAACCCGACGAATATACATACACAATTATGATCAGAATGACTGGAAAACATAAGAAGTCTGATGATTCAATAGCATTCTTTCAAGAAATGGTATCAAAGGGCATAACTCCGAATTTAATTGCTTATAACACAATCATCCAGGTGCTTGCTATGAGCAGGATGGTTGACAAAACTATATATCTTTTCTCAAAAATGATCGAAAACGATTGTAGACCGAATGAATTTACTTACAGTGTCATTCTAAATCTTCTGGTTTCGGAAGGGCAGCTTGGTAGACTCGATGAAGTTATCGAAATGTCGAAAACGTACATGAACAAGGGCATATACGCGTATCTTGTTCGGACACTTAGTAAATTAGGGCATGCGAGTGAAGCTCACCGGTTATTTTGCTACATGTGGAGTTTCCACGATAAGGGAGATCGGGATGCGTACTTATCGATGCTCGAAAGCTTATGCAATGAGGGTAAAATGGTCGAAGCTATCGATCTGTTAAGTAAGATTCACGAAAAGGGGATAAGTTCTGATACGATTATGTACAACACCGTGTTCACTGCTCTTGGGAAAGCGAAACAGATATCACATCTTGTAGATTTGTACGATAAGATGAAAAAAGAGGGCCCGTTACCGGATATCTTCACGTACAATATCTTGATCTCGAGTTTCGGCAGAGCGGGACAAGTCGACGAGGCGGTTAATATATTCGACGAGCTCGAGAACAGTGATTGTAAGCcggatatcgtatcgtataactcTTTGATAAACTGTTTAGGGAAAAACGGCGATGTTGACGAAGCCCACATGAGGTTTAGAGAGATGGAAGAAAAGGGGTTGAATCCCGATGTTGTAACGTATAGTACGCTTATCGAGTGTTTTGGGAAGTCGGATAAAGTCGAAATGGCTTGTAGTTTGTTTGATCAGATGTTTTCTGAAGGGTGTTATCCGAATATTGTTACGTATAATATATTGTTAGATTGTTTAGAGAGATGTGGGAGAACGGCTGAAGCGGTTGATTTGTATGCGAAGCTTAAAGAACAAGGTCTGACGCCGGATTCGATAACGTATTCGATTCTTGAACGGTTGCAAAGCGGTTCTCATAGGAAGTTTAGAAGTCGGAGGCAACATCCGATTACTGGATGGGTTGTTAGTCCGTTAAGATGA
- the LOC110887357 gene encoding major allergen Pru ar 1, translating to MGVLTYTDEQTSPVAPARIFKASILDSHILMPKLLPDAIKSIELIKGDGGAGCIKQINFAGGVAKHQIDEVDEKTFTYKYTLIEGNGISDKIEKVSYDIKFEGSPDGGSISKMTTTIYTHGDFEIKEEELKAGKEKVLGLYKVVEAYLLKNPDAYV from the exons ATGGGTGTCTTGACATATACAGATGAGCAGACTTCACCCGTCGCCCCGGCCAGAATTTTCAAGGCCTCGATTCTTGACTCGCACATTTTAATGCCAAAACTCTTGCCAGATGCTATTAAAAGCATTGAACTTATCAAAGGTGACGGTGGGGCCGGATGCATTAAGCAGATTAACTTTGCAGGAG GTGTTGCAAAGCATCAAATCGATGAAGTGGATGAGAAGACATTCACTTACAAGTACACTTTGATCGAAGGAAACGGTATATCAGACAAGATTGAAAAGGTGTCTTATGATATTAAGTTTGAGGGTTCACCCGATGGTGGGAGCATCTCCAAAATGACGACAACTATTTACACACATGGTGATTTTGAGATCAAGGAAGAAGAGCTAAAGGCAGGCAAAGAAAAGGTTTTGGGGCTTTACAAGGTTGTGGAAGCCTACCTCCTCAAAAACCCTGATGCATATGTTTAA
- the LOC110887356 gene encoding major allergen Pru ar 1-like — translation MGVLTYTDEHTSPIPPARIFKASILDSHILMPKLLPDAIKSIQLIKGDGGAGSIKKINFVGGFAKHQIDEVDEKTFTYKYTLIEGNGISDKIEKVSYNIKFEASPDGGSISKMTTTIYTHGDFEIKDEELKAGKEKVLGLYKVVETYLLKNPDAYV, via the exons ATGGGTGTCTTAACATATACCGATGAGCACACTTCACCTATCCCCCCGGCCAGAATTTTCAAGGCCTCAATTCTCGACTCGCACATTTTAATGCCAAAACTCTTGCCAGATGCTATTAAAAGCATCCAACTTATCAAAGGTGATGGTGGTGCCGGAAGCATTAAGAAGATAAACTTTGTTGGAG GTTTCGCGAAGCACCAAATCGATGAAGTGGATGAAAAGACATTTACTTACAAGTACACTTTGATTGAAGGAAACGGTATATCAGATAAGATTGAAAAGGTATCTTATAATATTAAGTTTGAGGCTTCACCTGATGGTGGCAGCATCTCCAAAATGACGACAACTATCTACACACATGGCGATTTTGAGATCAAGGACGAAGAGTTGAAGGCCGGCAAAGAAAAAGTTTTGGGGCTTTACAAGGTTGTGGAAACCTACCTCCTCAAAAACCCGGATGCATATGTTTAA
- the LOC110887355 gene encoding major allergen Pru ar 1, with the protein MGVLTYTDEHTSLVPPARIFKASILDSHTLMPKLLPDAIKSIEFIKGDGGTGSIKQINFSGGFAKHQIDEVDEKAFTYKYTLIEGNGISDKIEKVSYDIKFEGSSDGGSITKMTTTIYTHGEFEIKEEELKAGKEKVLGLYKVVEAYLLKNPDAYV; encoded by the exons ATGGGTGTCTTGACATATACTGATGAACACACTTCACTCGTCCCCCCAGCCAGAATTTTCAAGGCCTCAATTCTTGACTCGCATACTTTAATGCCAAAACTCTTGCCGGATGCTATTAAAAGCATCGAATTTATCAAAGGTGATGGTGGGACCGGAAGCATTAAGCAGATTAACTTTTCCGGAG GTTTCGCGAAGCACCAAATAGATGAAGTCGATGAGAAGGCATTTACTTACAAGTACACTTTGATTGAAGGAAACGGTATATCAGACAAGATTGAAAAGGTATCTTATGATATTAAGTTTGAGGGTTCATCCGATGGTGGGAGCATCACAAAGATGACGACAACTATTTACACACATGGTGAATTTGAGATCAAGGAAGAAGAACTAAAGGCCGGCAAAGAAAAGGTTTTGGGGCTTTACAAGGTTGTGGAAGCGTACCTCCTCAAAAACCCTGATGCATATGTTTAA